One stretch of Paenibacillus sp. AN1007 DNA includes these proteins:
- the nirD gene encoding nitrite reductase small subunit NirD produces the protein MTTQQTGTYFPAGAVDEFLPRIGRVVEIENLQLAVFRASDGTIFAADNHNPHPKGGPLAEGIVSGHYLYDPLYDWKIDLTTGQVQAPDQGQVQMYPVKVEHDQVWIAV, from the coding sequence ATGACTACCCAACAAACAGGCACGTACTTCCCGGCTGGAGCTGTAGATGAATTTCTACCCCGCATCGGCAGAGTTGTAGAGATTGAAAATCTGCAGCTCGCGGTTTTCCGTGCATCGGACGGCACCATCTTCGCTGCTGACAACCATAACCCCCACCCTAAGGGTGGGCCGCTGGCTGAAGGCATTGTCTCAGGACACTATCTATATGATCCGCTGTATGATTGGAAAATTGATCTGACGACAGGACAAGTGCAGGCACCTGACCAAGGTCAAGTACAGATGTACCCTGTCAAAGTGGAACATGATCAGGTCTGGATCGCTGTATAG
- a CDS encoding YfbR-like 5'-deoxynucleotidase: MGIHTYFRSLNDLERIIRTPGKFKFEEHCVSAHSWKVVQYAKTLADIEEQQGVSIDWKKLYEITSSHDYGEIFIGDIKTPVKHYSLELRSMLQQVEEGMVSHFISENIPPEFQDIFRRQLREGKDNSVEGLILEVADKMDQVYEAFAELQRGNTEKEFIVMYRYALIKIKNIDLHCVRYFLNHILPDIIEEGIRSPFDIRKITEEALLQQ; the protein is encoded by the coding sequence ATGGGAATCCATACGTACTTCCGGTCACTCAACGATCTCGAGCGTATTATTCGAACCCCCGGCAAATTCAAATTTGAAGAACATTGTGTATCCGCTCATTCCTGGAAAGTGGTGCAGTATGCTAAAACACTTGCCGATATTGAAGAGCAGCAGGGCGTGAGCATTGACTGGAAAAAGTTATACGAGATCACCAGCAGCCATGATTATGGCGAAATTTTCATTGGTGATATCAAAACGCCGGTCAAACACTATTCGCTAGAGCTTCGTTCCATGCTGCAGCAGGTGGAAGAAGGCATGGTATCTCATTTTATCAGTGAGAATATTCCGCCGGAGTTTCAGGATATTTTCCGCAGACAGCTTCGCGAAGGCAAAGATAACTCTGTTGAAGGGCTTATTCTTGAAGTTGCTGACAAAATGGATCAAGTGTATGAAGCATTCGCAGAACTGCAGCGCGGCAATACGGAAAAAGAATTCATCGTTATGTATCGCTATGCACTGATCAAGATCAAAAACATCGATCTCCACTGTGTTCGTTATTTTCTGAACCACATCCTGCCTGACATTATCGAAGAAGGAATCCGCTCCCCGTTTGATATCCGCAAAATAACCGAAGAAGCCCTCCTGCAGCAATAA
- a CDS encoding formate/nitrite transporter family protein, with protein MYTPSVEGIIEAAVKKRDQMNASLPRYMVAALMAGAYVGLGIILIFSIGAPLLAAQSPLQTMLMGMSFGLALTLVIFAGSELFTGNNMFFTMSTLAGRTTVNDTLKNWGLVFLGNLIGAVLLSLLIVGSGLFKAATPEHLLFVVSAKKMAAPVTELFFRGILCNWLVCLAIWMSSRSKEDIAKLVLIWWCLYAFIASGYEHSVANMTLLSLAWLLPNHPDTISLAGWFHNMIPVTLGNIIGGALFVGMAYWYTSPVRKKAK; from the coding sequence ATGTATACACCAAGTGTTGAAGGAATTATTGAAGCAGCCGTCAAAAAAAGAGACCAGATGAATGCCAGCCTGCCGCGATACATGGTCGCAGCCTTGATGGCAGGTGCATATGTAGGACTGGGTATTATCCTGATCTTTAGTATCGGGGCCCCGCTGCTCGCGGCGCAATCGCCGCTGCAGACGATGCTGATGGGCATGTCCTTCGGACTCGCCCTGACGCTGGTGATCTTTGCCGGGTCTGAACTGTTTACAGGCAACAACATGTTTTTTACGATGAGCACCCTTGCCGGACGGACCACAGTGAATGATACGCTGAAAAACTGGGGACTTGTCTTTCTCGGCAACCTGATCGGTGCTGTCCTGCTCAGCCTGCTGATTGTAGGAAGCGGTTTGTTCAAAGCAGCCACTCCGGAGCATCTGCTGTTCGTTGTCTCGGCCAAAAAGATGGCAGCTCCAGTGACTGAACTTTTCTTCCGCGGCATTCTCTGTAACTGGCTCGTCTGTCTGGCGATCTGGATGTCCTCCCGTTCCAAAGAGGATATCGCCAAGCTGGTTCTCATCTGGTGGTGTCTATATGCCTTTATCGCGAGCGGTTATGAGCACAGCGTAGCCAATATGACCCTTCTGTCCCTGGCATGGCTGCTGCCTAATCACCCGGATACAATCTCTCTGGCAGGCTGGTTCCACAACATGATTCCGGTCACACTTGGTAACATCATTGGCGGCGCCCTGTTTGTCGGTATGGCTTACTGGTACACTTCACCAGTACGTAAAAAAGCGAAATAA